The Zingiber officinale cultivar Zhangliang chromosome 9A, Zo_v1.1, whole genome shotgun sequence genome window below encodes:
- the LOC122021447 gene encoding ubiquitin C-terminal hydrolase 12-like isoform X2, producing MVTPPLDREDAEVLVPRQEIAEGPQPMEVSQSEASSTAENHQVEEPASSSFTWAISNFSKLNTKKLYSDIFIVGGYQWRVLIFPRGNNVEYLSMYLDVADSANLPYDWSRYAQFGLSVVNQIHNKYSIRKDTHHQFNERESDWGFTSFMPLTEVNDPSRGFLLNDTLVVEAEVIVKRIIDYWSYDSKKETGYVGLKNQGATCYMNSLLQTLYHIPYFRKAVYHMPTTDNDMPSASIPLALQSLFYKLQYNDSSVTTKELTDSFGWDSYDSFMQHDVQELNRVLCEKLEDKMKLHNVLHTATWLMGKYSVDLQLDVKGCQDVYASFDKFVEVEHLEGDNKYHAEQYGLQDAKKGVLFADFPPVLQLQLKRFEYDFMRDAMIKINDRYEFPLQLDLDRDNGKYLSPDADRRIRNLYTLHRIWVLCHSARSNFLEEK from the exons ATGGTCACTCCACCTCTCGAC CGGGAGGACGCAGAGGTGCTTGTACCGCGGCAGGAGATCGCCGAAGGACCCCAGCCAATGGAAG TTTCTCAGAGCGAGGCCTCAAGTACTGCTGAGAACCATCAGGTGGAGGAACCTGCTTCTTCTAGTTTTACTTGGGCAATCAGTAACTTTTCGAAGTTGAACACCAAGAAACTCTACTCGGACATTTTTATAGTAGGTGGTTACCAGTG GAGAGTGCTTATTTTCCCAAGAGGTAATAATGTTGAGTACTTGTCTATGTACCTGGATGTTGCTGATTCAGCGAACCTACCTTATGATTGGAGTAGATATGCACAGTTCGGTCTGTCTGTGGTCAATCAAATTCATAATAAGTACTCAATAAGAAAAG ATACCCACCACCAATTTAATGAACGAGAAAGTGATTGGGGGTTTACTTCATTTATGCCTTTGACTGAAGTTAATGATCCAAGTAGAGGATTTTTACTGAATGATACTCTTGTAGTTGAAGCTGAGGTCATTGTAAAAAGGATCATTGATTACTGGTCTTATGATTCTAAAAAGGAGACAGGTTATGTCGGTCTTAAGAATCAGGGAGCTACCTGTTACATGAACTCTCTTTTGCAgactttgtatcatattccttATTTCAGGAAG GCTGTATATCACATGCCTACAACTGACAATGATATGCCATCAGCAAGTATTCCGTTGGCCCTGCAGAGCTTGTTTTATAAGCTGCAATACAATGATAGCAGTGTTACTACTAAAGAGTTGACAGATTCATTTGGGTGGGATTCATATGATTCTTTTATGCAGCATGATGTTCAAGAACTCAATAGGGTTTTGTGTGAGAAGTTGGAAGACAAAATGAAG CTGCACAATGTGCTACATACTGCAACCTGGTTGATGGGAAAGTACTCTGTAGATCTTCAGCTTGATGTCAAAGGTTGCCAAGATGTTTATGCTTCCTTTGATAAGTTTGTTGAAGTTGAACATCTTGAAGGggataacaaataccatgcagaACAGTATGGCTTACAG GATGCTAAGAAAGGTGTCCTCTTTGCTGATTTCCCCCCTGTTTTGCAACTTCAGCTTAAACGGTTCGAATATGATTTTATGCGAGATGCAATGATCAAG ATTAATGACCGTTATGAATTCCCACTTCAATTAGATTTGGATCGAGATAATGGCAAATATCTTTCCCCAGATGCAGATAGAAGGATTCGCAATCTATACACACTTCATAG GATATGGGTGCTTTGTCATTCAGCAAGATCTAATTTCCTTGAGGAAAAATAA
- the LOC122021447 gene encoding ubiquitin C-terminal hydrolase 12-like isoform X1, producing MVTPPLDREDAEVLVPRQEIAEGPQPMEVSQSEASSTAENHQVEEPASSSFTWAISNFSKLNTKKLYSDIFIVGGYQWRVLIFPRGNNVEYLSMYLDVADSANLPYDWSRYAQFGLSVVNQIHNKYSIRKDTHHQFNERESDWGFTSFMPLTEVNDPSRGFLLNDTLVVEAEVIVKRIIDYWSYDSKKETGYVGLKNQGATCYMNSLLQTLYHIPYFRKAVYHMPTTDNDMPSASIPLALQSLFYKLQYNDSSVTTKELTDSFGWDSYDSFMQHDVQELNRVLCEKLEDKMKRTVVEGTIQQLFEGHHTNYIECINVDYKSNRKESFYDLQLDVKGCQDVYASFDKFVEVEHLEGDNKYHAEQYGLQDAKKGVLFADFPPVLQLQLKRFEYDFMRDAMIKINDRYEFPLQLDLDRDNGKYLSPDADRRIRNLYTLHRIWVLCHSARSNFLEEK from the exons ATGGTCACTCCACCTCTCGAC CGGGAGGACGCAGAGGTGCTTGTACCGCGGCAGGAGATCGCCGAAGGACCCCAGCCAATGGAAG TTTCTCAGAGCGAGGCCTCAAGTACTGCTGAGAACCATCAGGTGGAGGAACCTGCTTCTTCTAGTTTTACTTGGGCAATCAGTAACTTTTCGAAGTTGAACACCAAGAAACTCTACTCGGACATTTTTATAGTAGGTGGTTACCAGTG GAGAGTGCTTATTTTCCCAAGAGGTAATAATGTTGAGTACTTGTCTATGTACCTGGATGTTGCTGATTCAGCGAACCTACCTTATGATTGGAGTAGATATGCACAGTTCGGTCTGTCTGTGGTCAATCAAATTCATAATAAGTACTCAATAAGAAAAG ATACCCACCACCAATTTAATGAACGAGAAAGTGATTGGGGGTTTACTTCATTTATGCCTTTGACTGAAGTTAATGATCCAAGTAGAGGATTTTTACTGAATGATACTCTTGTAGTTGAAGCTGAGGTCATTGTAAAAAGGATCATTGATTACTGGTCTTATGATTCTAAAAAGGAGACAGGTTATGTCGGTCTTAAGAATCAGGGAGCTACCTGTTACATGAACTCTCTTTTGCAgactttgtatcatattccttATTTCAGGAAG GCTGTATATCACATGCCTACAACTGACAATGATATGCCATCAGCAAGTATTCCGTTGGCCCTGCAGAGCTTGTTTTATAAGCTGCAATACAATGATAGCAGTGTTACTACTAAAGAGTTGACAGATTCATTTGGGTGGGATTCATATGATTCTTTTATGCAGCATGATGTTCAAGAACTCAATAGGGTTTTGTGTGAGAAGTTGGAAGACAAAATGAAG AGGACTGTTGTTGAGGGAACAATACAACAATTGTTTGAAGGTCATCACACAAATTACATAGAATGCATCAATGTTGATTACAAGTCCAACAGAAAAGAGTCATTTTATG ATCTTCAGCTTGATGTCAAAGGTTGCCAAGATGTTTATGCTTCCTTTGATAAGTTTGTTGAAGTTGAACATCTTGAAGGggataacaaataccatgcagaACAGTATGGCTTACAG GATGCTAAGAAAGGTGTCCTCTTTGCTGATTTCCCCCCTGTTTTGCAACTTCAGCTTAAACGGTTCGAATATGATTTTATGCGAGATGCAATGATCAAG ATTAATGACCGTTATGAATTCCCACTTCAATTAGATTTGGATCGAGATAATGGCAAATATCTTTCCCCAGATGCAGATAGAAGGATTCGCAATCTATACACACTTCATAG GATATGGGTGCTTTGTCATTCAGCAAGATCTAATTTCCTTGAGGAAAAATAA